The region TGGCGTCAGGACTTTTTGAGCTCTCCTCCGTTCATGCGCCTGGGGAGACCACCGAACTGTTTATATGAGATGTGAGTTATTATAATGCCATTGTCATCTAGATATTAGATGAAGGGTTCAGTTCAGATGATACGATactcttcaaatttgacatgaaccTTTGAGTGGTTAATTTACATGATATACCAACTAAATTCAACCTAGACCGCATGTTGTTATGGGAATATTTGGTATTTTCTTTCCATAATTTGCTGTAATTTTTTGAGGTTCCCCTTCCTTCACAACGATCAACACGTCATTTTaaggttaaatcaacaataaaccatttttgacataaccaaaaaaaattttaaatgatgccgttgattggttatttccttagaatatagatagaaggaactgaaaataaacatttgaacccgatcccgaatacaagagagatgaaaGCTTAGGCGCGCCAATCACAATTGAGCTAGCCGAATTGAAAACGTTGCCagcagtgtgaccagatttagtagaaatctacttttttagtagatttttcgcattttcatggagtttttagtaggaagaaatcctttggtagattttagtagattttggtagttttaaaaaatataaccgagacggttgggaatatagaaattcggatgtctagactgttcctataaatcaattcattgttcattctcattgaggttctacgttctacgtgtttctagaagaacgtacctacttaaacataataaaatcataaaacttctttggtggctgtcggctgagaataaatacgaagaatgatggaatatccgaagggtgcctcattaaaaacagatggtgtgtaaacttccgttgaaaatataccattatctcacatttggtattttATTTAGTGGGaaaaatatgtctaactggaatttcatcgacaaatttgggtggctgcatatttcagatttcgaatgccaaatgcaagagaatatttttggctattaaccgcatcaaaacaaaaaatagaaacaatagAAAATAAGAATATAGTATTGttataacatgctaaagaagaacttaaagagataggtgattgttgtcgttttcaacctacaaaaaatatgctcgattcgatggatagtgaaaatttatatatggatgttaaagacgatgatttgactgcagattgatactgatttttcaattatttttttatgttcaacagtagtatttcatttctttatttaatgttattttaatccgaaagattttagtttttatttctatttatatccttttgttcatttaaatatatgaatttttttgttcatatttaCTATTTTGAtcctttttgtttttgtttccttttttttccttttttttgtcgtttaaattttgaaatgaattcttgttttattttcgaatatgtACGCATCTGTACTgtttatcctattcatgaagtaaaatttaaccataagagacattagattaaagtgtattctgaataatgttaaaatctaatgcagcgctatctgtgaaattctgtcaaaaaatatgttagtagatttttagtagatttctgaacgGTGTAGGTAGATTTTCACTAGATTTAGTACGAAGGAATGAACGAAGGAGAAGATCAAAATTTATCCGACTATTCAAATGAATTGTCGATGTGGCAAGTAAACTTGTTTATGGTGGCAACGTGCATTCGGAAATTCTGTCATTTGGTTCTTGATTAGACCACCTCAGTTGGCTGAATCTTCGTTATTCCTTgtttaaattattttgtattttcatttataaccaTTAGAAGTCATATTAGATATGCCTAGCAAGTGTTTTTTGTGTGTTTTCACTTATATTGCGCGAGGTGACATTTGTCTTCACAGGTGAGTTCCATCCATAGGCGTGCAGAatcctgattttttttccttaaagCATATATTCAATTACAATTAAAAacaatccaaaattaatttatacgactaataaatgtttttttaagACTTCCTTCGAATCAACTCGAAATAGAAAAATGGTTGCAGAGAATTTCTTGGAACCGACCGATGttgggaaaaaaaaaatattttctttgagCAAATCACTTTCCTGAAGATTGCTTTCGACTAATGAACCTAAGAAAGAGGCTCATCCCAGGCAGTTTGCCTTCTCCTTCTGAAAGCAAATTGGAAATACCTTTGTAAGTTGTAaggaaaactttttttcataatttgtcatatttattataattcctTGCAATATAATCacataacataaaaaaaaattgtaggacCTACTCAGAAGGGAATGGTATTGAAGCACAGGACTCGACAGAATCTGATTCTAAAACACAATCACCACCAAAAAAACGATTGAGATATGAGACTTCACCTACTTTTATCTCTCCTTTAAAATGTGCATCTTCTAGCTCTAGTGACACTAAGAACCTAAGGCTAATCCAAGGAGGTTTGccttctgaaattgaatttgaaatacctctgtaagttgtaccgaaaactttttttcataatttgtcatatttattataattcctTGCAATGAAAATCTTCCTCAGAATATTACCATATAACATAAATCAATTTGCAGGACTTACTCAGAAGGGCATGGAAGTATTGAAGAACAGGACTCTACGGAATCTCTATATGTTTCTAAAATACAATCTCCATCAAAAAAACGATTGATATTTGACACTCCGACTACCAATGATTCAGAAGAAACACTGACTTTAACCTCTTCTTCAAAATGTGCATCATTAAGCTCTAGTGCCACTTCTTTCTCTGGGGAACGAAGATTATCCAAAATGAAGTAAGATAtattaacctaacctaacctaacctctcCTTCAAAATGTGCATCATTCAGCTCTATTGCCATTTCTTTCTCTGGGAACTAAGAATATCCAAAATGAAATAacatatattataaaaaaaaaccctattttaaATTCTACTTTTATAGGTCGAGACGGTTTTTCTCAAATCCTCGCTACATTGGAGACTATTCACATCGTCATTTGGAAAACCCTATGCTGAGAAAGAAATACTTTAGGTTGTCTCGAAAAATCCTGTCCAATTTCaaggtcaaaaataaaatattagcaAATCAAGTGAAATGCCTTAAATCATCCATGACAAATTTACAAGAACTGATGAAAAATATTCGTCGCAATTTTCCGGTGAAAGAAGATATGGATAATGCATTAAACGTAAGTGAATAATTGTTAAATCTATCGTTTTCATAAGTTGTaatcagaatagttatttataatacaagtgcagaaggcattgatattcttccacgagttcaaaattcaaaaacgagccacgaagtggcgagttttggaatgaacgagtggtagaatgagccttctgtacgagtattatacattattttctctaattcattgcattttcattgaaattaatgaaatatttccataaatataatttagtgatttttgcattgaaaaatgttggttggcagaactgatttctttaaggcaaattgatgaattgacagataaagccgtggcggaaagttcggagtaccaacatagaataataaaatataaccatgaaaactgtgcgtttctgatatattctcgcacgattttgttctacaagatgtggaagaatgaacggaataaccatagaattagagaaatattaatttctcaagttgaaaaacaattgtgtaatttcattttgaaagtaAGCCATGTGAATTTTTCTTAAAAAGCAGTAGTCAAATTGGATTAATAAAACTATGATATATAACAATAATTCTCTTTATTTCTAGTTTACTATTTCTGGACCAACAAAGCTGATCTTGGTTGGAGAAATTAATAAGGGGTCCCAAACgtcaaaaatattcagaagtGTTGAGGACTTTTGCTCTCACACTACATTACTATTCTCCTCGAGTATATTCATATGTAAGAAACACATTTAATAATTCTTTGCCTGAACCACGTACCTTGCGTACATGGTACAGTCAAATAGATGGTGGACCAGGTTTCAACAAATTGGCTCTGAAAGGAATTAAAGATAAAGTATCTAAAGCCAAAATTAATGGAAAAGACTTGGTCGGTGCTCTCTTGATGGATGAgatttctatcagaaaattaatAGAATGGAATGAGGGCAAATTTAAAGGAATTTCTGACTTTAAAGGATATATTGGGAAGGAAAATCATGAAATAGAAGAAGCCAGagaaattttagtttttatggTAGTTTTTTTGAATGAAGTAACTGTTTCCTATTTCTTCACCAATGGTGTGAGTTCTCAAGATAAAGCCTCTATTTTGTTGAAGTTGC is a window of Harmonia axyridis chromosome 2, icHarAxyr1.1, whole genome shotgun sequence DNA encoding:
- the LOC123672342 gene encoding uncharacterized protein LOC123672342; translated protein: MNLRKRLIPGSLPSPSESKLEIPLTYSEGNGIEAQDSTESDSKTQSPPKKRLRYETSPTFISPLKCASSSSSDTKNLRLIQGGLPSEIEFEIPLTYSEGHGSIEEQDSTESLYVSKIQSPSKKRLIFDTPTTNDSEETLTLTSSSKCASLSSSATSFSGERRLSKMKSRRFFSNPRYIGDYSHRHLENPMLRKKYFRLSRKILSNFKVKNKILANQVKCLKSSMTNLQELMKNIRRNFPVKEDMDNALNFTISGPTKLILVGEINKGSQTSKIFRSVEDFCSHTTLLFSSSIFICFNKLALKGIKDKVSKAKINGKDLVGALLMDEISIRKLIEWNEGKFKGISDFKGYIGKENHEIEEAREILVFMVVFLNEVTVSYFFTNGVSSQDKASILLKLLEHIDETGLRIATITFDGLQTNFKMAEILGADFSNKDSLKPWLSFPK